The Nicotiana tabacum cultivar K326 chromosome 5, ASM71507v2, whole genome shotgun sequence sequence TGAACCAGTCGACCTATTTGGCTATTCGTGATATAGTTTTTCAGTAAATGATGCACATTTAATCATTATATGTTGTTTCTTTaccttttaaaaaaagaaatggaACGGTTGTGTTAAGATTAACTGATTAAAAAGGCAGTGGCCTATTGGTTTTTCTGTAAATGGGTCGCTCAGTAAACTTTCAGGGACATAAACATTTCTTATTGGGTGAACCATCTCATGTTAAATGATGTTACATATAATCACTCTCTAAATATTAGAGCATGTTAGTGGTATTTAGTTTGATACTAAGTAGATAGACTATTCTGTACCATCCATTGTTATAGGGTGAACCTCTTGAAATGTTGATGATGGATGGTTTGGTTCAGTATATGATGTTACATAATCAACTCTATAAATATCAGTACTATGTATTGAATGTTAATGGTATTTTGTTTGGTACTCCTAATATAGATGGACTTTTATATTGTTTAGGTGAGGCAGTCCCTGGGGCAGTAAAGCAGAAAAAGAATATGGCACCAGAAGGGAGAAATAGGAAAGCACTTGGCGATATTGGGAATGTGGCTACAGGTCGTGGGCTCGAAGGAAAAAAGCCACTTCCTCAGGTATCTCGCCCCTTAACAAGGAGCTTTTGCGTACAATTGTTGGCTAATGCACAGGCTGCAGCTGAAAATCAGAAGGTTATGACAACAAAAGTCATAATCTTTCTCTGCATTTCAATCTCTATGATCTTATACTAGTACTGATTTTGGTTGTGGACTTGTGGTTTTTTTTGCTGTTTGCAGAAACCTGTGGCTGTTAAGGTGAAAGGAGCAAATGTTGCTAAAGTACCTGCAGCAAGGAAACCAGCTCAGAAGAAAGCCACAGTTAAGCCAAACCCCGAGGATATTATTGAAATTAGTCCTGACACCCAAGAAAAACTGAAGGAGAAGATGCAAAGGAAGAAGGCTGATAAAGACTCATTAAAACAGAAAGCAACTCTTACTTCTACTCTCACTGCTCGAAGCAAGGTTTGTGATTGAGGCGTAGTTTTTACTTTTTTGTGATTTACATATTGTATCTGATTATTTTGTCAACATTAAAAAGGCTGCATGTGGTCTGAGTAAAAAACCAAAGGAGCAGGTAGTGGACATTGATGCTGCAGATGTGAACAATGAGTTGGCAGTTGTGGAATATGTTGAAGACATTTACAGCTTCTACAAACTTGCTGAGGTATCTACTGTCTTGAACTATATATCTATTCTTGctgtttattttttgtttcttgtttaCTAATGTGTGATCAACTTGAATATTTGTGCCTGTTTGTAGAATGAGACAAGAGTTCATGACTACATGGACTCACAGCCTGAGATAAATGATAGGATGAGGGCAGTTCTGATAGATTGGTTGGTTGAAGTCCACCAAAAATTTGAACTTAATCCAGAGACTCTTTACCTCACAATCAACATTGTGGATCGCTACCTTGCGGTGAAGACTACATCAAGAAGGGAATTGCAGTTACTGGGCATTAGTGCCATGCTCATAGCCTCCAAATATGAAGAAATTTGGGCTCCTGAGGTACATTTATACAGTTACATCAAATAGAATTATGCAAGTCTATGAGCTGCTATCAAATAGAACTATGCGAGTCTATGAGCTGCTATAGCTAACAACTTTCTGAATGGCTAAAGCTAACAACTTTCTGAATGTCATTTTTCAGGTCAATGACTTTGTGTGCATCTCAGACAAAAGTTACACTCATGATCAGGTGTTAGCTATGGAGAAAGAAATTCTTGGGCAATTGGAATGGTACTTAACAGTCCCAACACCTTACGTATTTCTCGCCCGTTTCATTAAAGCTTCTCTACCTGATTCAGAAGtaagtttttgaaattcttagatATTTCTGTCAGTATGAGTTTATGGTACTAATTGACTGACTGCTTTTGTGAACCCCTTCAAATAACAGATTGAGAACATGGTATATTTTCTGGCTGAGCTGGGGTTGATGAATTATGCAACCATTATCTACTGCCCCTCGATGATTGCTGCCTCAGCGGTCTATGCTGCTCGACACACCCTCAATAGGACACCATTTTGGAATGAGACACTTAAGCTGCACACTGGTTTCTCAGAGTCTCAGCTAATGTGAGTAAATCTTTTATATTCTAGTACCTTTTtttcttccctttgttcttcttCCAGCTATTTTGGATTGAGACGCAGTTAATTGACTGACTGATTGATTTTGGAACAGAGAGTGTGCAAGGTTGTTAGTGAGCTATCAATCTGCGGCTGCGACTCACAAGCTAAAGGTGATATACAAGAAGTACTCCAGTCCGGAGAGAGGTGTTGTTTCATTACTAACTCCGGCCAAATCCTTGTTGGCTGCATCATCATCAAGTGTGTTGTCGGAGCAAGCTGATTTACGCAAAAGCACAGAAGCAGCAGCAACATCATCATCCAAAATGGTGGTGGTGGGTTGTCAAAGGTGCCACATGTATGTCATGGTAACTGAAGCTGATCCAAGATGCCCCCAATGCAAGAGCACTACTACTAGGAAGATGACTTAAGTTGGTTTCATTAATCAAGAATCCAAACTGTTCTTTTATTGCTTGCTAGGTTTCATTTTGTTTCTATAAATCGAGCACTACTTGAGCTCCATAGTTGTGACTTAGATTTTTGTTTCTTGATTAATAGGAGTATTCTCTTTCCATTGTTGTGATAACAAAGGAAGGAGGGAGTGTACTTTTCAGCTTTATCTCCTACCTCAATTGGCCAAATAGATCTGTTGACATGATACTATATTTTAGTTCTTGAAAATTGCAGAACTCTTCTTGTGCATAAAAGTTCATCAACAACTTCCCAAAAATATAAATTGCTACAGAAATCATTTTTAGCTCCCCTGATGCGTCTAAAGACATTTTGCCCCGTTGATTTTGATATGCAAGTTTTCCAAATTATTTGGCAAGAAATATATAAGAAAGACATACACTAAAATTGTTCAGACAAAATTTTATATTTGCTACCATAAAAAGGAAGAACTTGAGTTAAAGCTTAAATGAAAAAGCAAAATGGGGCCAAAAGAAAAGCTAACAAAGACACATGTAAAAAAATTCAATCCTTAGTTACAAGATAATTTGCTGGgaaaaaatgaacaaaatttAGAAGAATCCTACAACTTAAGGGAAATCCGCTTTGGGAGCTGTTCCCCTTAGGCACCAGTGTATATCACCGGAAATTCTTGATTCGATATTGAGTATTTGCACTTTAAATCTTATGACTCCACCTTTAGGCGGCAATACGGTCCAGTTCTATTGGCTTTATTAGTAGTcatttggccaaacttctaaaatcagcttattttgagaagtattttttttaaaagtatttttaaaaaagtgtttttggtgaaaagtagtttgtgtttggctaattaattaaaaaaatacttttgagcagtaattagtgtttggccaagcttttgaaaactgtttctaagtgtatttttctcaaaagtgcttttggagagaagctacatttttctgcttctccaaaactgcttctgcttctcctcaaaagcactttttccttccaaaagcttggtcaaacacctcaaattttgaaaaaacttttggcccaaaaaaagcTTAGCCAAACAGCCTATAAGAGCACTTACCAGCTGCTGCTGCTGCCACCTGTTTGGCGGGCAGAGGGCTTGTTGTCTCGATTTTTCTCTCTGTTGAGGCCCTCCTATTGCTATAGTCATAAGCTATATTAGCTCCAGCTTGCAATCGCATGGGCCTCCAGTAAAAAAAAGTAGGAATATTTACATTCTTATACACTATTTAAAACATTATTACCCTCCAtgctcaagtttcaatttaattacgtggtcatatacaatttaccaattatatacaaataacttttaaataagtatccctttatattaggaattgaataaggaatatcaGTTATTTCCTTATCCCTTTATACTTGTTCACTCTCTCTCTTCGTGTCTCTGTCTCTGCTTTTTTCAGTGTACCCATCGTCTAGCTTTCTTTCCAGTAATGTGATCTTAATAAAAGAATATGATTTATGGTAGTGGAACTTTCACACTTAGTTGGTTATTATAAAATTTAGAGTTCACAGAACAAATTGCAACTCAAAAGTGCGGATTACAAACATTGAAAAGAATTACTAAATTCAAGACGAAGATATTGTAGtaattcatcaatggatttctTGTTGAATAGAgtttccaccattgacaaccattaaaaggctttgaaactttgaaattGAATTTAGATTATCAAAAgccattatttatttggattgggtgttgttgcaaacaatcgataatattatttggagtttatat is a genomic window containing:
- the LOC107822855 gene encoding G2/mitotic-specific cyclin S13-7-like, giving the protein MASRIVLQQQNRGEAVPGAVKQKKNMAPEGRNRKALGDIGNVATGRGLEGKKPLPQKPVAVKVKGANVAKVPAARKPAQKKATVKPNPEDIIEISPDTQEKLKEKMQRKKADKDSLKQKATLTSTLTARSKAACGLSKKPKEQVVDIDAADVNNELAVVEYVEDIYSFYKLAENETRVHDYMDSQPEINDRMRAVLIDWLVEVHQKFELNPETLYLTINIVDRYLAVKTTSRRELQLLGISAMLIASKYEEIWAPEVNDFVCISDKSYTHDQVLAMEKEILGQLEWYLTVPTPYVFLARFIKASLPDSEIENMVYFLAELGLMNYATIIYCPSMIAASAVYAARHTLNRTPFWNETLKLHTGFSESQLIECARLLVSYQSAAATHKLKVIYKKYSSPERGVVSLLTPAKSLLAASSSSVLSEQADLRKSTEAAATSSSKMVVVGCQRCHMYVMVTEADPRCPQCKSTTTRKMT